The following are encoded in a window of Castanea sativa cultivar Marrone di Chiusa Pesio chromosome 5, ASM4071231v1 genomic DNA:
- the LOC142633261 gene encoding uncharacterized protein LOC142633261 codes for MSNSCEDCGLEEKMGSQKISVSDHINGFQYTADKSDNFVIDMDNFSYPNNKDITANSRITLQRSHSRKGSQRVVDKKIGSTATSNDRDNGLATSSPRGPSTPEKSSVVAAGTMDNSSSPQVHHQITITTGNISTPTESRGISRRNSFRRSPWLLDPKRVLFLFATLSSMGTILLIYFTLSIGKHNANEDGQDW; via the exons ATGAGTAATTCTTGTGAGGATTGTGGCTTAGAAGAGAAGATGGGTAGCCAGAAAATCTCGGTTTCAGATCATATAAACGGTTTTCAATACACCGCAGATAAATCAGATAACTTTGTTATTGACATGGATAACTTCTCTTATCCCAACAATAAAGATATTACTGCAAACTCAAGAATCACA TTGCAGAGAAGCCATTCAAGAAAAGGGTCACAGCGTGTTGTTGATAAAAAGATTGGTTCAACTGCTACTTCAAACGATAGAGATAATGGTCTGGCCACATCCTCACCCAGAG GGCCTAGCACGCCTGAAAAGTCCAGTGTGGTGGCAGCAGGGACCATGGATAATTCCAGCAGCCCACAAGTTCATCATCAGATCACTATCACCACAGGCAACATCAGCACTCCCACCGAAAGCAGAGGCATTTCGAGGAGAAATAGTTTCAGGCGCTCTCCATGGCTGCTTGATCCTAAAAGGGTTCTTTTCCTCTTTGCCACCCT GTCAAGCATGGGaacaattttgttaatatacTTCACCCTTTCAATTGGAAAGCATAATGCAAATGAAGATGGTCAAGATTGGTAG